A genomic stretch from Penicillium digitatum chromosome 4, complete sequence includes:
- a CDS encoding CECR1 family adenosine deaminase, putative, producing MASTENEWELEEGIPQVEDPFIQQYLKGRDALIMEEKKRRHDANLRKSLSPIAARATKIVSQIRAQEQNELWSTGLDEDLAHQADEILYPGVMFNLAKGRMETTKLWKIVERMPKGSLLHAHMDAMFDIDFLIDQAFSTTGIHMFAPRPLITDKDYEDAPVIFQFSSQPLEASEDKPSIWSETYEASSLISIQKAASSFPRGGEKGFREWLYNRCVLVPEHSYHHHHGVDAIWSIFTKTFPILDSLLMYEPIFRACLLRLLGQLAEDGIRYVEFRIGFVFQFRKEGNEKPEVDYFEWCRVIEDVVAHFKQTDKGKDFYDPRVIWTTLRWFGNEAIVNSMKQCIETKQEFPDLISGFDLVGQEDNGRPLVDIVPVLFWFRKKCAEEGVDIPFFFHAGECLGDGDATDHNLFDAILLGTRRIGHAFSLYKHPLLIDLVKEKKILVECCPISNEVLRLASSIKSHPLPALLSRGVPVSLCNDDPAILGHGRNGLTHDFWQVLQGLENVDLVGLSMMAQNSIRWSCYEDESTAEWKAGIQNGVMGKGLKSERLRDFAADFEKFCEWIVLEFAEFDAGDD from the exons ATGGCAAGTACAGAAAATGAATGGGAATTGGAGGAGGGCATACCTCAAGTTGAGGATCCCTTTATTCAACAATATTTGAAAGGGCGTGATGCTTTAATTatggaagaaaaaaagcgACGTCACG ATGCAAATCTGCGCAAATCTCTATCACCTATCGCCGCCCGGGCGACGAAGATAGTGTCGCAGATCCGGGCCCAGGAACAGAACGAGCTGTGGTCAACTGGATTGGACGAGGATCTGGCCCACCAGGCAGATGAGATCCTCTATCCGGGTGTTATGTTCAATCTGGCCAAAGGTCGCATGGAAACGACCAAACTATGGAAAATCGTGGAAAGGATGCCTAAGGGATCCCTTCTGCATGCCCACATGGACGCCATGTTCGACATTGATTTCCTGATTGATCAGGCATTTTCCACAACTGGTATACATATGTTCGCGCCGAGGCCGTTGATCACAGACAAGGATTACGAAGACGCACCCGTGATTTTCCAGTTTTCCTCGCAGCCTCTAGAAGCGTCCGAGGACAAGCCAAGCATTTGGTCAGAGACATACGAGGCCTCGTCGTTGATCTCGATCCAGAAGGCAGCTTCCTCTTTCCCCAGGGGGGGAGAAAAGGGCTTCCGAGAGTGGTTGTACAATCGATGTGTTCTAGTGCCGGAGCATTCGTATCATCACCACCACGGAGTAGATGCAATTTGGTCTATCTTCACAAAGACTTTCCCCATCCTCGACTCTCTCTTGATGTACGAGCCTATCTTCCGTGCCTGTCTGCTCCGGTTGCTCGGACAGCTTGCTGAGGATGGAATTCGATATGTGGAGTTCCGCATTGGATTTGTCTTCCAATTTCGGAAAGAAGGGAATGAGAAACCCGAAGTAGACTACTTTGAGTGGTGTCGCGTAATAGAAGATGTTGTGGCCCACTTCAAACAAACGGACAAAGGAAAAGACTTCTACGATCCTCGCGTTATTTGGACTACGCTCCGGTGGTTTGGTAACGAGGCGATTGTCAATAGCATGAAGCAGTGCATCGAAACGAAGCAGGAATTCCCCGATCTGATCAGTGGGTTTGATCTTGTTGGCCAAGAGGATAACGGGAGGCCGCTAGTCGACATTGTCCCGGTGCTCTTTTGGTTCCGAAAGAAATGTGCGGAAGAAGGCGTTGAtattcctttctttttccacGCTGGAGAATGCCTCGGCGACGGTGATGCGACGGACCATAATCTATTCGATGCCATCCTTCTTGGCACCCGACGAATCGGCCATGCGTTTTCGCTATACAAGCATCCCCTGCTCATTGATTTggtcaaagagaagaagatcctTGTTGAATGCTGCCCGATTTCGAACGAAGTGCTCCGCCTTGCCAGCTCCATCAAATCCCATCCTTTGCCAGCGCTCTTATCTAGAGGCGTCCCCGTTTCGCTGTGCAACGACGACCCCGCAATTCTTGGCCACGGACGGAATGGATTGACGCATGATTTCTGGCAAGTCTTGCAAGGACTTGAAAATGTGGATTTGGTCGGCCTATCAATGATGGCTCAGAACTCCATCCGGTGGAGCTGCTATGAGGATGAGTCGACCGCGGAGTGGAAAGCTGGCATTCAAAATGGGGTAATGGGGAAGGGACTAAAATCCGAGCGTCTGCGGGATTTTGCAGCGGATTTTGAGAAATTCTGCGAGTGGATCGTGTTAGAGTTCGCTGAATTCGATGCTGGGGATGATTGA
- a CDS encoding Autophagy regulatory protein Atg2, putative: MTSYFMPSFFQKRLLKYALSRLGLVDTEALDPDNLGVRWGQRSTVELKDIGLKLEKLSTLLNLPSSCELLSARVQLLRITFPADFHNSGILCEANGIDVHIRLMSDEAKKGKHAKNKDKNYHYSAVPTPSGLAESFLESEPKEEREELQAAILSQSQVLEYDPLAWSTDDDTDLGIGSETLSLPSFVAGFLKGVVDRLQVKIKDAVVRVDMELKQDGMPKRQPEHKPDLVAGLLSVGEIDVYGVSEKTIGPEEGLPLRKDKRLISIADLNIGLVSDPSVFSNYSRFAAPASPSTMRSKGSQPSSRASSPSASDRSQEEPLAMTQSTIFQLPQAFGHSSTTTGSLEASEISHGRFSDAESESGSCRDGYMEDSQMFGDHPFQDNPGYLESVIDEQFDDFDDELSPVIHPQEDRQTGSEWRSHFSYGPQSLYQSQEVECSDEPLIPSDNYHTSQTYDTNHSSIGPEINEVTPPTQSFNDCNEIELGERSQLSLSPRHLNTSTPRPGPDSTGSREEPQNTDLNESKLFSHDEAQSLYMSAISQNPSESFMPHIPGAWGSFGGAFSNSQSAFDDFAPMEPAQSAQVQNETSSKYTAPSEDNITEQQGSEDQVPSQKLHNERPSTPSCNGLHRSNELKKSVLSVDRILLWLSPPDSEVGSTEQSPVPQKENAASDLNESMASLGDYAPEESLFASRAYKSTRFGRDFLEARPQPSAETELPEIAVEVFSVSVHFDFAIGWLLIKIGQKLAHALGMAETGPSEKQSRKDLSTRTPPVHLAVHTFSIKFIERVSGHVYSSDTNCSPLSSPYSMENVILRLTISGLDAHLSAQSTTTKMNLGVSKFAFGLVSEDIIFFDERLKMRESTRDVLSPSQGDICISLAKSADLAKVDISTLPLHININIQRLEEVLGWMGGLSTILELGSSMSSVSTVKGGPPLPVQRPRGVHFETPVPAVAATKGTSAIWKVNARLGAILLDVTGETHSLQLTTTAVKIVSRSEGIGIQIDKAKMIGPLSMDDALSDPPAKNTLNNIRLEFLFAPKEVDLDRLLTLITPSQDKFGVEDDIMLDTLLRQRRQGSVLRVTVGRMETSISEINGLEPLSSLAVELTRLSNVTKYLPEDDRPGILTLMLVRDFQGHVQVGGEVGDIEGQLTDVEFAHITMPSLTAAQIGTMTVSWNDGEELVGHALWPPNKFHDPERSCPPVFMARFIPDEMDPTYKIKLHNLLLEYTVPSVVAFLGLGDDKISGDLASSMVNSIANLAEHSMPSPLIAGRPTSNESSSSTKPVKLAIVFRDCVLGLNPRNSPAKGLAVLTNAKFEGSIHGEEAAEAWLDVRKASLMIIDDVYHEGADNLHQRGSVVPQDTQAQAYIDKGYVPVSSISSATAGVKLTSAIDGTKSLDVELRDDLLILETCADSTQTLISIMNGLQPPAPPNVNIKYRTEVMPIQDMIASFTGDAFAAADHPVPSDNDLATISGGLSREGQLTDELEYVSDFYPLKGGPGGMGIEELKAGSNDLLDSFHSQYQVSSSLTELDFQEDHFAKKSAVGGTAHRWDSTQNTYGVTDDTKLERSPLRVRVRDVHFIWNLFDGYDWQRTRDAISKAVKDVETKATERRSRGSRISPSAEDEEESVIGDFLFNSIYIGIPANKDPRELHREINHDIDDFASETGSYATTITVTGAGTRQGRPTSKREKKLRLHRSKHHKMTFELKGVSADLIIFPPGTEETQSSLDVRVQDLEIYDHVPTSTWKKFATYMREAGEKESGTSMVHLEILTVKPVPDLAASEIILKATVLPLRLHVDQDALDFMSRFFEFRDETAERSDTPGDVPFLQRVEINAVQVKLDFKPKRVDYAGLRSGRTTEFMNFFVLDGADMVLRHVIIYGVSGFDRMGQTLNDIWMPDVKQNQLPGVLAGLAPIRSLVNVGSGVRDLVVIPMREYKKDGRIVRSIQKGALAFAKTTSNELVKLGAKLAIGTQTVLQGAEDMLTTPSAPAFDDDCLDEDEDEAKNISLYADQPVGVVQGLRGAFSGLERDLLLARDAIVAVPGEVVDSGSAKAAAKAVWKRAPTIILRPAIGVSKAVGQTLLGAGNTLDPSNRRKMEDKYKRY, translated from the exons ATGACGTCGTACTTCATGCCATCGTTCTTCCAGAAGCGGCTCCTCAAATACGCCCTATCCCGCCTGGGCCTGGTCGACACAGAGGCCTTGGATCCGGATAACCTAGGCGTCCGTTGGGGACAACGTTCTACAGTCGAGTTGAAGGACATTGGTCTCAAATTAGAG AAATTATCGACTTTGCTTAATCTTCCTTCGTCATGTGAGCTTCTTAGCGCCCGAGTTCAGCTTCTTCGAATCACTTTTCCTGCCGATTTTCACAACAGCGGCATCCTGTGCGAGGCAAACGGTATTGACGTACACATTCGGTTAATGTCAGACGAGGcgaaaaaaggaaagcaTGCGAAAAACAAGGACAAAAATTACCACTATTCAGCGGTGCCCACACCGTCTGGTCTTGCCGAGTCATTCCTTGAGTCCGAACCAAAGGAGGAAAGGGAAGAACTGCAAGCCGCAATATTGTCACAGTCACAGGTCCTGGAATACGACCCGTTGGCCTGGTCTACCGATGATGATACCGATCTCGGCATTGGGAGTGAGACTCTATCACTGCCGAGCTTTGTGGCTGGATTTTTGAAAGGCGTTGTAGATAGACTTCAAGTCAAGATTAAAGATGCAGTTGTGCGAGTGGACATGGAGTTGAAGCAAGATGGAATGCCAAAACGGCAACCGGAACATAAGCCGGACCTTGTCGCTGGACTACTGAGCGTCGGGGAAATCgatgtgtacggagtatccGAGAAAACTATCGGCCCGGAGGAGGGTCTCCCTCTCCGAAAAGACAAGCGCCTCATCTCTATCGCCGATCTCAATATTGGTTTGGTTTCGGACCCATCGGTGTTTTCAAACTACTCTAGGTTTGCTGCCCCTGCATCTCCGTCAACTATGCGGTCAAAAGGAAGCCAGCCGTCAAGCAGAGCGTCATCGCCCTCTGCATCGGATCGCTCCCAGGAAGAACCTCTTGCGATGACCCAATCAACTATTTTCCAGCTGCCGCAAGCTTTTGGCCATTCAAGTACCACGACAGGTAGTTTGGAAGCTTCTGAAATTTCCCATGGTCGATTTTCAGACGCCGAGTCTGAGTCAGGTAGTTGCAGGGATGGATACATGGAGGATTCTCAAATGTTTGGAGATCACCCCTTTCAAGACAACCCGGGCTACCTGGAATCGGTTATTGACGAACAATTtgatgattttgatgatGAGCTGTCACCGGTTATACATCCCCAAGAAGACCGACAGACCGGGAGTGAATGGAGAAGCCACTTTTCTTATGGCCCGCAAAGCCTGTATCAGAGCCAAGAGGTCGAATGCTCTGACGAACCCTTAATTCCCTCTGACAACTATCATACGTCCCAAACTTACGACACAAATCACAGCTCAATCGGCCCTGAAATTAACGAAGTCACGCCACCCACACAGAGTTTCAATGATTGCAACGAAATTGAACTTGGCGAAAGATCACAATTGAGTTTATCACCCCGTCATTTAAATACATCTACTCCACGCCCAGGGCCTGACAGCACGGGTTCACGAGAAGAACCCCAAAATACCGATCTCAACGAGTCGAAGCTTTTCTCCCACGATGAGGCGCAAAGTCTTTACATGAGTGCTATCAGCCAGAATCCGAGTGAGAGCTTCATGCCACATATTCCAGGCGCATGGGGCTCGTTTGGCGGTGCCTTCTCAAACTCCCAGAGTGCCTTTGATGACTTCGCACCTATGGAGCCAGCACAGTCCGCACAAGTTCAAAATGAAACGAGTTCAAAATACACAGCCCCATCAGAGGACAACATCACTGAGCAGCAGGGTTCTGAGGATCAAGTCCCATCTCAAAAATTGCACAATGAAAGACCCTCAACCCCATCATGTAATGGGTTGCACCGAAGTAATGAATTGAAAAAATCGGTACTGTCTGTTGACAGGATTTTGCTATGGCTCTCGCCTCCTGATTCCGAAGTAGGATCAACCGAACAGTCACCTGTGCCACAAAAAGAGAATGCAGCCAGTGACCTGAATGAATCCATGGCTAGCCTTGGGGACTATGCACCCGAAGAAAGTCTTTTTGCCTCCAGAGCTTACAAATCTACAAGGTTCGGAAGAGACTTCCTTGAGGCACGGCCTCAACCAAGTGCTGAGACTGAGCTACCTGAAATCGCCGTTGAAGTTTTCTCTGTCTCTGTGCATTTCGATTTTGCAATTGGTTGGCTTTTAATCAAGATCGGACAAAAGTTGGCCCACGCTCTTGGTATGGCTGAAACAGGTCCGTCTGAGAAGCAATCACGAAAGGACCTGTCCACGCGCACACCACCTGTTCATCTTGCCGTCCATACTTTTTCAATAAAATTCATCGAACGTGTTTCCGGGCATGTATATTCGTCCGACACTAATTGTTCGCCTTTGTCTTCCCCCTACAGCATGGAAAATGTGATTCTTCGTCTTACTATCTCTGGTTTGGATGCTCACCTTTCAGCTCAAAGTACAACTACCAAGATGAATCTTGGTGTGTCCAAGTTTGCATTCGGGTTGGTATCAGAGGATATCATATTCTTTGATGAAAGATTGAAGATGCGCGAATCCACGCGTGATGTTTTATCGCCTTCGCAAGGAGATATTTGTATTTCTTTGGCCAAGTCCGCTGATCTGGCCAAGGTTGACATCTCCACGCTGCCTCTTCACATTAACATCAACATACAGCGCCTGGAAGAGGTCCTAGGCTGGATGGGAGGCCTAAGCACCATTCTCGAACTTGGAAGTTCAATGTCATCCGTGTCAACAGTCAAAGGCGGTCCTCCTCTTCCCGTACAGCGCCCCCGTGGTGTCCATTTTGAGACACCTGTCCCAGCTGTTGCCGCGACCAAGGGCACTTCAGCCATATGGAAAGTCAATGCCAGGCTAGGTGCCATCCTGCTAGATGTTACTGGAGAAACCCATTCTCTTCAACTTACCACGACCGCCGTCAAAATTGTCAGTAGGTCAGAAGGGATTGGCATTCAAATAGACAAGGCCAAAATGATTGGGCCACTTTCGATGGATGACGCTTTATCTGATCCCCCCGCAAAAAATACCTTGAACAACATCCGCCTTGAATTCCTTTTTGCCCCGAAAGAGGTCGATCTTGATCGTCTTTTGACATTGATTACCCCATCCCAGGACAAATTTGGAGTGGAAGATGATATCATGCTAGACACACTGTTGCGCCAGCGACGACAAGGATCTGTTCTGCGTGTGACAGTGGGGCGCATGGAAACATCCATTTCGGAAATCAATGGATTAGAGCCTCTCTCGTCTCTTGCTGTTGAGCTGACTCGGCTTTCCAACGTCACCAAGTATTTGCCAGAAGATGACCGCCCTGGCATTCTTACTTTGATGCTGGTTCGTGACTTCCAAGGACACGTCCAAGTTGGCGGAGAAGTTGGGGATATTGAAGGTCAACTTACTGATGTTGAATTTGCACACATCACCATGCCTTCCCTCACTGCGGCCCAAATCGGAACAATGACCGTCAGTTGGAATGATGGCGAAGAGCTGGTGGGGCATGCCCTTTGGCCGCCGAACAAATTTCATGATCCAGAGCGGTCCTGTCCTCCAGTCTTCATGGCTCGTTTTATACCCGATGAGATGGATCCTACCTACAAAATCAAACTACACAACCTTCTTCTTGAGTATACGGTACCATCAGTGGTGGCCTTCCTTGGACTGGGTGACGACAAGATAAGCGGAGATTTGGCCAGCAGTATGGTCAACTCTATCGCCAATCTTGCGGAGCACTCTATGCCATCACCTTTGATTGCAGGGCGACCGACGTCGAATGAATCCAGCTCTTCGACAAAACCGGTCAAACTGGCAATTGTGTTCAGAGATTGTGTCCTTGGCCTGAACCCTCGCAATTCTCCAGCAAAAGGTCTTGCAGTCCTCACTAATGCCAAGTTCGAAGGAAGTATCCACGGAGAGGAAGCTGCGGAAGCATGGTTGGATGTTAGGAAAGCCTCGCTTATGATCATCGACGACGTGTACCATGAGGGCGCTGACAACCTGCACCAACGGGGCTCGGTCGTTCCACAAGACACACAGGCGCAAGCGTATATTGATAAAGGCTACGTTCCTGTTTCTTCCATCTCATCGGCGACTGCTGGCGTCAAGCTTACCAGCGCCATTGATGGGACAAAATCATTGGACGTCGAGTTGAGAGATGATCTGTTGATCCTCGAGACCTGCGCGGATTCAACTCAGACGCTCATTAGCATTATGAATGGGCTTCAGCCACCAGCTCCACCAAATGTCAATATCAAATATCGAACAGAGGTTATGCCCATCCAAGACATGATTGCCTCTTTCACCGGGGACGCATTTGCTGCTGCTGATCATCCCGTTCCCAGTGATAACGATCTGGCCACTATCTCTGGAGGATTATCCAGGGAAGGCCAGCTGACCGATGAACTCGAATACGTCAGCGATTTCTATCCCCTGAAGGGCGGCCCTGGTGGTATGGGTATTGAAGAATTGAAAGCGGGCTCCAACGATCTGCTGGACAGCTTTCATTCTCAATACCAAGTTTCTTCCAGCCTGACAGAATTGGACTTCCAGGAGGACCATTTCGCAAAGAAGTCAGCTGTGGGTGGAACCGCTCATCGGTGGGACTCTACCCAGAACACTTACGGAGTCACCGATGACACGAAGCTCGAGCGTAGTCCTTTGCGTGTGCGTGTGCGAGACGTGCATTTCATCTGGAATCTCTTTGATGGATATGACTGGCAGCGCACTCGTGACGCAATATCCAAAGCTGTCAAGGATGTGGAAACCAAGGCCACAGAACGCCGTTCAAGGGGCTCACGCATTTCACCTTCggcagaagatgaagaggagTCTGTCATTGGCgattttctcttcaattccaTTTACATCGGTATTCCAGCCAACAAGGATCCACGGGAACTCCACCGTGAAATCAACCATGATATCGATGATTTTGCCAGCGAGACCGGCAGCTACGCAACTACCATTACTGTGACTGGGGCTGGAACTCGCCAGGGCCGGCCAACATCTAAGAGGGAGAAGAAATTACGCTTGCATCGGAGCAAACATCACAAAATGACGTTTGAGTTGAAGGGTGTCTCTGCCGATCTGATTATCTTCCCACCGGGCACAGAAGAGACCCAGAGCTCGTTGGATGTGCGGGTCCAGGATCTAGAAATCTATGATCATGTTCCGACATCCACATGGAAGAAGTTCGCAACATACATGCGTGAGGCTGGAGAAAAGGAGAGCGGGACGAGCATGGTTCATCTTGAAATTCTGACTGTAAAGCCTGTGCCTGACTTGGCTGCTTCTGAGATAATTCTAAAG GCCACTGTTCTGCCTCTCCGGTTGCATGTTGACCAAGATGCTCTTGACTTCATGAGTCGGTTCTTCGAGTTTAGAGACGAGACCGCCGAACGATCTGATACCCCGGGCGATGTTCCATTCTTGCAGCGAGTAGAAATAAACGCCGTGCAGGTCAAATTAGACTTTAAGCCTAAGCGGGTCGACTACGCAGGACTCCGGTCCGGCCGCACAACCGAGTTCATGAACTTTTTCGTACTGGATGGCGCTGACATGGTGCTACGACATGTGATCATCTACGGAGTATCCGGCTTCGACCGAATGGGCCAAACTCTCAACGACATCTGGATGCCAGATGTGAAACAGAACCAACTACCCGGTGTGCTCGCCGGTCTCGCACCGATTCGCTCCCTAGTCAACGTCGGCAGCGGCGTGCGCGACCTGGTCGTCATTCCAATGCGTGAATACAAAAAGGACGGCCGAATCGTGCGCAGCATTCAAAAGGGCGCTCTAGCCTTCGCCAAGACCACGTCCAACGAGCTGGTCAAACTCGGCGCAAAACTTGCAATCGGCACACAGACCGTCCTCCAAGGTGCGGAGGACATGCTGACTACCCCCAGCGCACCAGCGTTCGACGACGATTGCctcgacgaagacgaagatgaagccaAGAATATCTCACTGTACGCTGACCAGCCGGTTGGAGTAGTACAGGGACTGCGTGGGGCATTTAGTGGTCTCGAACGCGATCTGCTCTTAGCTCGGGACGCGATCGTGGCCGTACCCGGGGAGGTGGTCGATAGTGGGAGCGCAAAGGCAGCCGCAAAAGCAGTCTGGAAGCGCGCGCCCACGATTATTCTCCGACCCGCTATCGGGGTATCCAAGGCCGTGGGACAGACTCTGCTTGGTGCGGGGAACACGCTTGACCCGAGCAATCGGCGCAAGATGGAAGAT AAGTACAAACGGTACTGA